The following are from one region of the Ochotona princeps isolate mOchPri1 chromosome 4, mOchPri1.hap1, whole genome shotgun sequence genome:
- the LOC101518952 gene encoding protein tyrosine phosphatase type IVA 1-like → MPPMNRPAPVEITYRNMRFLITHSPTTATLTRFLEELKKYRVTTIVRVCQATYDTALVEKEGIQVVDWPFDDGSSPSKQIVDDWVRLVSVKFREEPGCCIAVHCVAGLGRTPVLIALALIESGMKNEDAVQLIRQKRRGAFNSKQLLYLEKYHSKMRLRFKDSNGHRNNCCIQ, encoded by the coding sequence ATGCCTCCGATGAACCGCCCAGCTCCTGTGGAAATCACATACAGGAACATGAGATTTCTGATTACGCACAGCCCAACCACTGCAACCTTAACCAGATTTCTAGAGGAGCTTAAGAAATACAGAGTGACCACAATAGTAAGAGTGTGCCAAGCGACTTACGACACTGCTCTTGTGGAGAAGGAGGGCATCCAGGTTGTGGACTGGCCTTTTGACGATGGCTCGTCACCTTCCAAACAGATTGTTGATGATTGGGTAAGACTTGTAAGCGTTAAATTCCGTGAAGAACCTGGTTGTTGTATCGCCGTTCACTGTGTTGCAGGTCTTGGCAGAACCCCAGTGCTGATTGCCCTAGCGTTAATCGAAAGTGGAATGAAAAATGAAGATGCAGTGCAGTTGATTCGACAAAAGCGACGTGGAGCTTTTAACAGTAAGCAACTTTTGTATTTGGAGAAATACCATTCTAAAATGCGGCTGCGCTTTAAAGACTCCAATGGCCACAGAAACAACTGTTGCATTCAATAA